In Firmicutes bacterium ASF500, a single genomic region encodes these proteins:
- the noc_5 gene encoding Nucleoid occlusion protein — protein sequence MADEKLNTTPAENPQPSLFDTGPAEAPAPEVKPTEQTAPEPPAPEPPAPEKKDAPEQAAGEPPTQEAPAGAPGDVVVSADQIEKLMAEKRAAERAEVEKNEPPAPAPEERAAGEKPPWERPLEELEAEQKKPRRGRKPKEEKAGPGAPGGTGARRGRPPKDGKAAPDKPPSPPRDKKSQSKGTKGAKAATVKEEAPAAPPPAPEQPPEPRDATRAEKEEIVYLNLSELFPFKDHPFGVRDDAEMKGLVESVKDNGVHQPALVRPREGGGYEIIAGHRRQRASELAGFANMPCIVRNMTDDEAVLAMTDDNLRHREKILPMEKAQSLKMQVEAISHQGTRLEGVAAGDVGKRSTEIVGERNGMNYKQVQRYIRLTELVPELQSMVNEKKLSFTPAVEISFIKPKNQRFIAVSIEGEQSSPSLSQAQELRKLDKDGKLNGDVIDGILSREKKEVDKVIISAAELGKYFGKDATPREMKDQIMSLLDAWKEKQPPERTAPEKKTDREK from the coding sequence ATGGCAGACGAAAAACTGAACACCACCCCGGCAGAAAATCCCCAGCCCAGCCTGTTTGATACGGGCCCGGCGGAGGCTCCTGCCCCGGAGGTCAAGCCCACCGAGCAGACTGCCCCGGAACCGCCCGCCCCGGAGCCCCCGGCCCCGGAGAAAAAGGACGCGCCCGAGCAGGCCGCCGGGGAACCACCCACGCAGGAGGCTCCGGCTGGGGCTCCCGGCGATGTGGTGGTATCCGCTGACCAGATTGAAAAGCTCATGGCGGAGAAACGGGCGGCGGAACGTGCGGAGGTGGAAAAGAACGAACCGCCCGCCCCGGCCCCGGAAGAAAGGGCTGCCGGGGAAAAGCCGCCCTGGGAGCGTCCCTTGGAAGAGCTGGAGGCGGAACAGAAAAAGCCCCGCCGTGGCCGCAAGCCCAAGGAAGAAAAAGCGGGGCCCGGCGCTCCGGGAGGGACGGGGGCCCGTAGGGGCCGCCCACCCAAGGATGGCAAGGCGGCCCCCGACAAGCCCCCGTCCCCACCTCGAGACAAAAAGTCCCAAAGCAAGGGGACAAAAGGGGCAAAGGCCGCCACGGTAAAGGAGGAGGCCCCCGCCGCTCCCCCGCCTGCGCCGGAACAGCCGCCCGAGCCCCGTGACGCGACCCGCGCCGAAAAGGAGGAGATCGTTTATCTCAACCTTTCGGAGCTGTTCCCGTTCAAAGACCATCCCTTTGGTGTCCGTGACGATGCAGAAATGAAAGGTCTGGTGGAGTCCGTCAAGGACAACGGCGTACACCAGCCCGCGCTGGTGCGTCCCCGTGAGGGCGGCGGCTATGAAATCATCGCGGGCCACCGCCGCCAGCGGGCCAGTGAGCTGGCCGGGTTTGCAAATATGCCCTGTATCGTCCGCAACATGACGGACGATGAGGCAGTCCTGGCGATGACGGATGACAACCTGCGCCACCGGGAAAAGATTTTGCCGATGGAAAAGGCGCAGTCGCTGAAAATGCAGGTGGAGGCCATCAGCCACCAGGGGACGCGGCTGGAGGGCGTGGCCGCCGGGGACGTTGGGAAACGCTCCACGGAAATCGTGGGGGAACGCAACGGCATGAATTACAAGCAGGTGCAGCGGTATATCCGGCTGACCGAGCTTGTGCCGGAGCTCCAGTCTATGGTGAACGAGAAAAAGCTGTCCTTTACCCCCGCCGTGGAGATCTCGTTCATCAAGCCCAAAAACCAGAGGTTTATCGCCGTTTCCATTGAGGGCGAGCAGTCCTCCCCCTCGCTGTCCCAGGCCCAGGAGCTCCGCAAGCTGGATAAGGACGGAAAGCTGAACGGCGATGTGATTGACGGCATTTTGAGCCGTGAGAAAAAGGAGGTAGACAAAGTGATTATTTCCGCCGCAGAGCTGGGGAAGTATTTCGGCAAGGATGCCACGCCCCGGGAAATGAAAGACCAGATCATGTCCCTGCTGGACGCATGGAAAGAGAAACAGCCCCCGGAGCGCACCGCCCCGGAGAAAAAGACCGACCGCGAGAAGTAA